A single window of Culicoides brevitarsis isolate CSIRO-B50_1 chromosome 3, AGI_CSIRO_Cbre_v1, whole genome shotgun sequence DNA harbors:
- the LOC134835873 gene encoding sepiapterin reductase-like — MATPLDFSKKTFFLLTGASKGIGATIAIECGKKFQKGSRMVLLARSSSGLENTKQKILSSNPDVQILTFPIDLSAPTEKELRDVLSSSLSTDAATSFEQAFVVHNVGTTGDVSKRAKNCNDVKEWQENFTCNVFSVILLNNLFLEVFSAIRRYVVNITSKCGVDAFEGMAFYGPNKAAREMFFRNLAAEERADTNLQILNYAPGPVDTDMLTFVAEKTLSEGIREWYKEGMKSGGVLTTEQTTKRLLGILESGKYESGAHIDYFDE, encoded by the exons ATGGCAACTCCCTTagatttcagtaaaaaaacattttttttgctcacagGAGCgtcaaaag GAATTGGAGCAACTATCGCTATCGAatgcggaaaaaaatttcaaaaaggctCCCGCATGGTTTTACTTGCTCGTAGTTCAAGCGGTTTAGAAaatacaaagcaaaaaatcctTTCATCGAATCCAGATgtgcaaattttgacattcCCCATTGATTTATCGGCTCCAACGGAGAAGGAATTACGTGATGTGCTCTCAAGTTCGTTATCAACTGACGCCGCAACGAGTTTCGAACAAGCTTTTGTCGTTCACAACGTTGGAACGACGGGCGATGTCTCGAAACGCGCTAAAAATTGCAATGACGTCAAAGAATGGCAGGAAAATTTCACGTGCAACGTTTTTTCCgtcattttgttaaataatctCTTTTTGGAGGTTTTTTCCGCGATTCGACGATATGTCGTCAATATAACGAGCAAATGTGGCGTCGATGCGTTCGAAGGAATGGCTTTTTATGGTCCCAATAAGGCAGCACGAGAAATGTTTTTCCGCAATTTGGCAGCTGAGGAACGCGCCGACAcgaatttgcaaattttgaactatGCTCCGGGTCCCGTTGATACCGACATGTTGACTTTTGTCGCTGAAAAGACCCTTTCTGAAGGAATTCGTGAATGGTACAAAGAAGGAATGAAATCAGGAGGCGTTTTAACGACAGAACAAACCACAAAACGCCTTCTTGGCATCTTGGAAAGCGGCAAATACGAGTCTGGAGCTCATATCGACTACTTTGATGAgtaa